Genomic DNA from Roseofilum reptotaenium CS-1145:
ATCGCATCGTTTTAATTGGTGCAGTGGGAGAGTCCTTTCAAGACATCTTTCCCACACCCTATACCCTTACTCCCTCTCAACGGATGGCAGGAGTGGAAATTCACGCCAATATTACCAGTTTGATCCTGAGTTCAGCCTTAGAAGGACGACCCCTGATTAAAAGTTGGAATGAGATCGGGGAGAACCTGTGGATTCTATTCTGGGGCTGGGTCGGAGCCGTTTTAACCTGGAGATTACGCCACAGTGCAAGCCTGAACTCATCAACCATCCGTAAGGCGATCGCCCCTATTGCCACTATACCCTTGTTAATCGCCACCACCTATGGAGCCTTTTTAATCGGATGGTGGTTACCTATACTGCCCCCCATGATGAGTTTAGTTGGCTCTTTTGTTGCTATTACTACCTATATTGCCCGTAGTGCTGGAGATATCCGTAAAACCTTTGGCCGTTATCTGAGTCAGGAAATTGTTTCTACCTTATTAGAGCATCCAGAAGGCTTAAAGTTAGGTGGTGAACGACGCAAAATTACGATTCTCACCTCGGATCTACGGGGGTTTACAGCTCTGTCTGAGCGCCTCTCTCCAGAGGAAGTGATTAAAATCCTCAATTTTTATCTGGGCTATATGGCTGATGTGATTACTGAATATCAGGGGACTATTGATGAGTTTATGGGGGATGGGATTTTAGTCCTATTTGGCGCTCCCATTCCCCGTAAAGATGACCCTCAGAGAGCGATAGCTTGTGCTGTCGCCATGCAACTGGCCATGAAACAGGTTAATGTACAGATGAAAAAATGGGGACTATCTTCCCTAGAAATGGGAGTTGGCATTAATACGGGTGAGGTGGTAGTCGGTAATATTGGTTCTGAGAAACGGACCAAATATGGCGTAGTCGGCTCTCAAGTGAATTTAACCTATCGTATTGAATCCTATACCACGGCTGGCCAGGTTTTAGTATCTGAATCTACCTTAGTCGAGGCTGGCCCAGAGGTTAAAATCAATGGCGAGAAACAAGTAACCCCCAAGGGAGTAAAAACTCCGATTACTATCTATGATATAGGCGGTATTGGTGGCCCCTATCAGCTTGATTTACCTAAAGAAGAAGAGAATTTCTTTCGCTTATCCCAAGCCCTTCCCCTTCAGTATGCAGTGTTAGAAGGTAAAAATATTAGCGATCGGGTCAATCAGGGCCAGTTGATTGCCCTCTCGGAAAAAGGCGCAACCATTCTTGTAACTCCAGAGTTGGCCAATCAAATTCCCTCCGGGTTAACCAACTTGAAAATTAATTTCTTTAAGGATGAGCAGCCAGAAAACCGTGAAGATGTTTATGCCAAAGTGCTAGATAACCATCGGTCTAAGGATCAATTCTCCATCCGATTTACGTCCAAACCCCCTCCTGTCGAAGCTAAGTTAAAGCACTTATATAAGGCGATCTCTAAAAGCGCTTAAGTGACCTGCCACAGACAGCTCTCAAACTGTCACACACCCTAGAAACAACTTACGGATGTCCCTCGACTGAGGAAGTACTGGAGAACAGAACGTCTCTCTTGTACACTGCTTAAATTAAGTCTAATCAGTCGCAAAACTTATGAAAAAATCACTGCTCTCTCGTTTCGCTGCTATTGCTACTACTACTGTAGTTGGGATGACCACTTGGGTATCTACTGCTCGTGCCTTTTTCGATCATAGCGAAGTTCAACAAGATAGTTTTATCGCGATCGCTGCACCACGAGGTACAACTGCCCACCAATTGCTCATTTTGGAACAAAAATCCAACTCCCGTCAATGTTGGAGTGAAAGTGGCCAAAGTCCCACCATTGTTAATCCTCTTTTACTCAATTTTGACTTTACCGGTATTTGTGGTCGAAGTACCGATAGTAATGGATTTTCCATCCGAGTTGACAATCAAGATCTTGCTCTCCAGTACAGCCTGAGAATTGTCAATCGTAATAATGATTTAGTCTTAGTTGGATCATCCAATACTCCAGGAGGACCAGAAATAGAAATTGGTCGAGCCTATGGTGCAACTTCTGATTTTGCCAAAATTTATCTTAACCCTGGTTGGCGGTTTGCGAAACGCTCCTATCAAGGTCAAACCCTTGGCCATGTTTACCTTCTCAACGATCAACAATTGAGTTCCTTAATTGGGACACCCCCCAACCCAGTTGATCCTAACCCAGTCGATCCCAATCCCATTGATCCTAATCCTCCCGCACCTACTACCCCAAGCTTTAAAGATATTGCTAATGATATTTACGCCAGCGAAATCAATGAAGCAGTCGATATCGGTTTTATTTCTGGCTTTGCTGAAGATAGTACCTTCCGTCCCCAAAATCCTCTCACACGCGAACAATTAGTCTCTATGGTTTTAGAATCCCTCAAAACCATTCCTGGCACTAATATCAATATTCCTACCAGTATTTCCACTACCCCCTATCCTGATGTCACTTCCTCTCGATGGAGTGCCGCCAAAATTCAATGGGCAAAAGACAACAATATTGTCAGTGGCTACACGGATGGTACATTCAAACCAGCTCAATCAGTCACCCGTGCAGAATTAATGGCAGTTCAACGCCGTGCAGCGGAGTTCGCCCGTAAAACCAGTGGTTTGAATCCCGAGATCCAAGGTAAACAAGCTCCACAATCATTTAGTGATGTTGATAATCATTGGGCATCTGATTTGATTACCCAAATGTCTACCTATTGCTCTGTGGCTTCTCCCTTAAATGAATCGGGTAATCAGTTTATGCCCAACGATAACGCTCGCCGAAATTATGCAGCAGCCGCCACCCTAAGGATGCTCAATTGTGTGAAATCGGATATTCCTACCGCTTCTGCTCAGTAACCTTCGTAGTTCAAAGATGGTTGACATGATGGAGGAGGGGGCAGAACAAGCTTCCTCCTTTTTTACGCCACTTCGACTAACTATTTCGACAACCATGACGAAGTATTCTTAACTCATCCTCTCATTGCCTAATCTCCTCACTCAC
This window encodes:
- a CDS encoding CHASE2 domain-containing protein, with amino-acid sequence MWQTIKDWLWQQRGVWIATPSVALFVVFLRLMGTLQGGEWALFDLYMRWRPLEPSDERIVIVGINEADVQEIGQAIIPDRIYADLLQKLIAMEPRAIGLDIYRDLPVEPGHKALVDIFENTGYLIGIQKAVGDEDRDLVDPPPALKAKNQVGANDLLPDADSKVRRALVSLDTPEGETIYGLPLYLALLYLKPEGVSPETVANRTWRLGKTIFSPLEPNVGAYLGEAEGGYQLMLNYHGPSESFETVSLMDVLEDRVPEDWASDRIVLIGAVGESFQDIFPTPYTLTPSQRMAGVEIHANITSLILSSALEGRPLIKSWNEIGENLWILFWGWVGAVLTWRLRHSASLNSSTIRKAIAPIATIPLLIATTYGAFLIGWWLPILPPMMSLVGSFVAITTYIARSAGDIRKTFGRYLSQEIVSTLLEHPEGLKLGGERRKITILTSDLRGFTALSERLSPEEVIKILNFYLGYMADVITEYQGTIDEFMGDGILVLFGAPIPRKDDPQRAIACAVAMQLAMKQVNVQMKKWGLSSLEMGVGINTGEVVVGNIGSEKRTKYGVVGSQVNLTYRIESYTTAGQVLVSESTLVEAGPEVKINGEKQVTPKGVKTPITIYDIGGIGGPYQLDLPKEEENFFRLSQALPLQYAVLEGKNISDRVNQGQLIALSEKGATILVTPELANQIPSGLTNLKINFFKDEQPENREDVYAKVLDNHRSKDQFSIRFTSKPPPVEAKLKHLYKAISKSA
- a CDS encoding DUF3747 domain-containing protein, with translation MKKSLLSRFAAIATTTVVGMTTWVSTARAFFDHSEVQQDSFIAIAAPRGTTAHQLLILEQKSNSRQCWSESGQSPTIVNPLLLNFDFTGICGRSTDSNGFSIRVDNQDLALQYSLRIVNRNNDLVLVGSSNTPGGPEIEIGRAYGATSDFAKIYLNPGWRFAKRSYQGQTLGHVYLLNDQQLSSLIGTPPNPVDPNPVDPNPIDPNPPAPTTPSFKDIANDIYASEINEAVDIGFISGFAEDSTFRPQNPLTREQLVSMVLESLKTIPGTNINIPTSISTTPYPDVTSSRWSAAKIQWAKDNNIVSGYTDGTFKPAQSVTRAELMAVQRRAAEFARKTSGLNPEIQGKQAPQSFSDVDNHWASDLITQMSTYCSVASPLNESGNQFMPNDNARRNYAAAATLRMLNCVKSDIPTASAQ